In the Candidatus Roizmanbacteria bacterium genome, AAAACTTATGCATTATTGCCTGAGTAAGGATCAGACAAGCTCAATGGGTGAGTATTTCATCTACAGACCAGAAGGTTACAGTGCGGATGAAATTGATGAGGTAGTAGACATTTCAACCGTTCGTGAGCTAAAAACTGCTTCAATGTATCTTCACAAATCACAGGTCCACGATGCGCAAAGAATTATCAAATTATTTGGAAACTTTACCAAGGAACACTTCATTGTTACTGAAAGGAATTAAGTTCGGGTTGTATAATGTCACTATGCCAAATCATCCAGAACAAGGAGCTTTCGATCTCGGAGACAAGCGACGACCAGAACCATCTAGCGATCCTGACAGCTTTGAAGGAGTTAGAAGAACTATTTCAGGAGGGCGAAAAGGCGTTCGACCTAATCCTACCGACCCACTCCTTAAAGGAGCTACCGAATTGCTTGAAGAACCAGAGGCAAAAGAATTGCCAGTTTATACTCATACTATCGCCCCCCATAAAAGAGTTTATTATATCGATGAAGATCCTAGTGGCCAGCGCTTACCAAGTTGGACAACTAGAACTCTACATCTGTGTGAAACGAACCAAACTATTCTGGTTACTGAAGCAAGAAGGAGAAAGAAATTGTTTACAACCACAGAGGACAGTGAAGCTCATCGAGAAGGTAGACCTTTATCGTTTTTTCCTGCAGGGGCTAGGGTTGCCACATCCGATGCAGTACGCCGCAAGACAATGGGCATGAACCAACCTCCATCAACGCCACTCCCTCAGCCCCGCTAATTTGATATCATATCTGCATGCTACAAACTGAAATAGAGCTTCTCATTATCGCTGCATTGAAATCTCTCAACCTTCAAGATGCATCTCCTGCACTAGCTCACATAGCAGATCAAAAGCTTGGAGACTACACAACCAGCATCGCACTCAAGCTAGCGCCCAAACTTAAAGCTACTCCAATGGAACTCGCACAGAAGATCGCCAACTCAATTCCAAAATCCGAACTCGTCGATAGGGTAGAGGTTCTAAAACCTGGTTTTATTAATATTCATGTATCCCCGCTTCAATTATTTAAACAATTAAAGGAGTTCTCCTCCAGAAACTTCAATTTATCTTCCTTGTTTTCTAAAAAAAATAAAACAGTAATAGTTGAGTACTCCTCACCTAATATCGCTAAGCCCTTCACCATCGGACATTTACGATCCACGATTATTGGCGACGCGATTGCAAACATGCTCCAAGCAACAGGCTATGACGTAAAACGAGATAACCACGTTGGCGACTGGGGAACTCAGTTTGGGAAACTTATTTATGCAATTCAAGAGTGGGGGAGTCTCGAAGAAATTGAAAGATCTCCCCGACCAGTAAAAGTTTTAGTGGATCTCTATGTTAAGTTCCACGAAGAGGCAGACAAAGACAAAGACCTGGAAGAACGCGCAAGAAAGAAATTTAAATTATTAGAAAACGGTGATGATCAAATTCGAGCTCTTTGGAATAACTGCATCGAATGGTCATGGAAGGAATTTGATTTTATATATAAAAAGCTAGGAATTGTTTTTACAGAAAATGAAGGCCGCGGATATGGCGAATCGTTCTTCGACAAAGACCTGATGGCAGTAGTTGACGAACTCAGCAAGAAAAAAATACTTCATAAAAGCGAAGGTGCTGAGATTGTTGAGTTTACGGATGAAAAATATCCCCCACTTATGATCACTAAGAGTGACGGCGCATCCTTGTACTCAACTCGAGATCTTGCGACAGATAAATTTAGACTAAAAAAGTACGGCAAGGATATAGTGATTATCAATGAAGTTGGAGCCGAACAGACACTCTACTTTAGACAGCTGTATGAGGTTGAAAGAATGCTTGGATGGTTTACGACTGGTCAGCGCATCCATGTTGGACACGGTCTCTACAGGTTTAAGGACCAAAAAATGTCTACGAGAAAAGGGAATACTATTTGGTTAGAGGACGTGATATCTGAGGCAGAGGTCCGAGCTTCCAAAATGGGAAATAATCCTTCTGTTTCTACAAGCATTGCTATCGCTTCACTAAAATGGAATGATCTGAAGCATTCACCACAACAAGATGTGATTTTTGACTGGGATCAAATTCTCAATATGCAGGGAAACTCAGGACCATATATGCTCTACACTATCGTGAGAGCTATCAGCATTCTTGGCAAAGCAGGGGA is a window encoding:
- the argS gene encoding arginine--tRNA ligase, coding for MLQTEIELLIIAALKSLNLQDASPALAHIADQKLGDYTTSIALKLAPKLKATPMELAQKIANSIPKSELVDRVEVLKPGFINIHVSPLQLFKQLKEFSSRNFNLSSLFSKKNKTVIVEYSSPNIAKPFTIGHLRSTIIGDAIANMLQATGYDVKRDNHVGDWGTQFGKLIYAIQEWGSLEEIERSPRPVKVLVDLYVKFHEEADKDKDLEERARKKFKLLENGDDQIRALWNNCIEWSWKEFDFIYKKLGIVFTENEGRGYGESFFDKDLMAVVDELSKKKILHKSEGAEIVEFTDEKYPPLMITKSDGASLYSTRDLATDKFRLKKYGKDIVIINEVGAEQTLYFRQLYEVERMLGWFTTGQRIHVGHGLYRFKDQKMSTRKGNTIWLEDVISEAEVRASKMGNNPSVSTSIAIASLKWNDLKHSPQQDVIFDWDQILNMQGNSGPYMLYTIVRAISILGKAGESDLENGGETPLSGDELNLARFLSKFPEVAQQATTQYLPSTLATYLFQLAQQYNVFYQTSPILKSDEKTKELRLMITAATANVLKSGLKLLGIQTVDKM